A genomic region of Catalinimonas niigatensis contains the following coding sequences:
- a CDS encoding (Fe-S)-binding protein, translating into MHIGLFIPCYVDQFYPQVAVATLELLEKLGHRVSVPPDQTCCGQPMANSGYERFAKKTMDLFVQNFAEFDYVVAPSGSCVYHVRKHFDIIEQTPEVQKIREKTLEICEFLVNHNTTDTLQSSFPYRVGLHESCHGQRGLRFAKSSELVGEPFSIIRQLLEKVEGIELVNLQRSDECCGFGGTFAVAEEAVSVKMGKDRIQDHILNGAQVITGTDMSCLMHMEGIIRRRKLPLRVMHVSEILNHSEQHEPSV; encoded by the coding sequence ATGCACATTGGTTTATTTATTCCTTGTTATGTAGATCAGTTTTATCCTCAGGTAGCTGTTGCCACCCTGGAACTGCTGGAAAAGCTCGGTCACCGGGTAAGCGTGCCCCCCGACCAAACCTGCTGTGGACAACCCATGGCCAATTCCGGTTACGAAAGATTCGCTAAGAAGACGATGGATCTGTTTGTCCAGAACTTCGCTGAATTTGATTATGTGGTAGCCCCTTCGGGAAGCTGCGTATACCATGTCCGTAAGCACTTTGACATTATAGAGCAGACACCTGAAGTACAGAAAATCAGAGAAAAAACGCTGGAAATTTGTGAATTTTTGGTCAATCATAATACTACTGACACATTGCAAAGCAGCTTTCCTTATAGAGTGGGTTTGCACGAAAGCTGCCACGGACAGCGGGGCTTGCGTTTTGCCAAATCTTCTGAACTGGTAGGAGAGCCCTTTTCCATCATACGCCAACTGTTGGAAAAGGTGGAAGGGATAGAACTCGTCAACCTGCAACGCTCTGATGAATGCTGTGGCTTTGGCGGTACTTTTGCCGTAGCCGAAGAAGCAGTATCTGTGAAGATGGGCAAAGACCGAATCCAGGACCATATCCTCAATGGCGCTCAGGTGATCACCGGCACCGATATGTCCTGCCTGATGCACATGGAAGGCATTATCCGAAGAAGAAAGCTGCCATTGCGAGTGATGCATGTAAGTGAAATTTTAAATCATAGCGAACAACATGAGCCATCCGTCTGA
- a CDS encoding FAD-binding and (Fe-S)-binding domain-containing protein: MDGKQAVLSQLKACIKGDILEDEYSLGMYATDASIYQIKPLLIVLPKDENDVKKAVEIAGKFKMKLLPRGGGTSLAGQTVADAMVLDFSKYMNKILEINTEEKWVRVQPGMVRDELNEVLSTYNLHFAPDPATSSRANVGGMVGNNSSGTKSILFGKTVDHVLAARVLLADGTELYLHELSPEAYAEKAHQNDREGQIYRGFQQTIQQQEAEIKRRFPKVMRRVGGYNLDEFVYTDRWNLAKLITGSEGTLAISLELKLNLEPLPKYKSVAVVHFSELPEAIQAVQPMLPFQPSAIEILDETVLKLSKENLMTQQHCHFIEKEPAAILIVEFFGETYEDVMQRPQAMIEVLKSKKIGYAYPLFPEGKEYDDVWIVRKKGLGLMLGIKGEKKPLPFIEDAGIPVAVLPEYIDKVLKICEKHHTKVAMYAHASVGVIHVRPILDLRQEQDIENLKNIANETFELVVSYGGSWSGEHGDGLVRSAFNERFFGAQLYQAFKDIKQLFDPENVMNPGKIVESQTIEHNLRYGTKYADKEVKTEFQYRFENSFREAVHMCTGVGECRKMLGGTMCPSFKATRDEEHSTRGRANAMRLAMSGQLDQEGLGSKRLHQVLDLCLSCKACKSECPSNVDMAKMKSDVTQIYYDEHGITLRDRLIRDSSKAAALLSGTLSKGVNAIQQSAVFRSAMQSLAGFDKRRTLPNYAKEPFYQWFAKNNHRYKSSKKIVLFADTYLNFHEPQIGISALELLNSCGYEVILANVGCCQRPKISHGFLRDAKKEGAKTIEKLKPYLDQGLNIVVCEPSCASALNDDLPDLLEDEALAKQLKAQVMMIDVFLAKEIGSGNLKTSFESLAGDMLIHGHCHQKALYSTKAMKSICGHTGQKVGEIPSGCCGMAGSFGYEKEHYDISAKIGESVLFPAVRSMEEGTTLVANGFSCRHQIEHFTGVKPKHWVEVIRAISPSEEVKSSSI, translated from the coding sequence ATGGATGGCAAACAAGCGGTGTTGTCACAGTTAAAAGCGTGTATCAAAGGAGACATTCTGGAAGATGAATATTCCTTAGGCATGTACGCTACCGATGCCAGTATTTACCAGATCAAGCCCCTGCTCATCGTCTTACCCAAAGATGAAAACGATGTAAAAAAAGCGGTAGAAATTGCGGGGAAATTTAAAATGAAGCTTTTGCCCAGAGGAGGTGGAACCAGCCTGGCCGGGCAGACAGTAGCCGATGCGATGGTGCTGGATTTTTCCAAGTACATGAACAAAATTCTGGAGATCAATACCGAAGAAAAATGGGTTAGGGTGCAGCCGGGCATGGTCAGAGATGAGCTTAATGAGGTGCTTTCAACGTACAACTTACACTTCGCGCCCGATCCGGCTACTTCCAGCCGGGCCAACGTAGGGGGAATGGTAGGCAACAATTCTTCCGGCACCAAAAGTATTCTCTTTGGCAAAACGGTGGACCATGTTCTCGCTGCCAGAGTCTTGCTCGCTGATGGCACCGAACTGTATCTGCATGAACTAAGTCCTGAAGCCTATGCGGAGAAGGCACATCAAAACGACAGGGAAGGGCAGATTTACCGTGGTTTCCAGCAAACCATTCAACAGCAGGAGGCTGAAATCAAAAGGCGCTTTCCCAAAGTGATGCGTAGAGTTGGCGGCTATAACCTGGATGAATTTGTATATACTGACCGTTGGAATCTTGCCAAACTCATCACCGGTAGCGAAGGCACGCTGGCAATCTCTCTGGAACTTAAACTCAATCTGGAGCCTCTGCCCAAATACAAATCAGTGGCCGTAGTGCATTTTTCCGAACTACCGGAAGCCATACAGGCGGTGCAGCCTATGCTTCCTTTCCAGCCTTCGGCCATTGAGATTTTAGATGAAACTGTGCTGAAACTGAGCAAAGAAAACCTCATGACCCAGCAGCACTGCCATTTCATTGAAAAAGAGCCTGCCGCCATCCTGATTGTAGAGTTCTTTGGGGAAACCTATGAAGATGTGATGCAGCGTCCTCAGGCAATGATTGAGGTGTTGAAAAGCAAGAAAATAGGCTATGCGTATCCGCTTTTTCCGGAAGGAAAAGAGTATGATGATGTGTGGATTGTGCGGAAAAAAGGTTTGGGACTGATGTTGGGGATCAAAGGAGAAAAGAAGCCTCTGCCCTTTATTGAAGATGCTGGTATACCGGTAGCCGTACTGCCCGAATACATAGACAAGGTGCTGAAGATTTGTGAAAAACATCATACCAAAGTGGCCATGTATGCGCATGCCAGCGTGGGGGTCATTCACGTCAGGCCGATACTGGATCTGAGGCAGGAGCAGGATATAGAAAATCTGAAAAACATTGCCAACGAAACCTTTGAACTGGTGGTCAGCTACGGCGGCTCCTGGAGCGGAGAGCATGGGGATGGTTTGGTAAGAAGCGCCTTCAATGAGCGCTTTTTTGGTGCTCAGCTGTATCAGGCCTTCAAGGATATCAAGCAGTTATTTGATCCGGAGAATGTCATGAACCCCGGCAAGATCGTAGAGAGCCAAACCATAGAACACAACCTCCGCTACGGCACAAAATACGCTGATAAGGAAGTAAAGACTGAATTTCAGTATCGCTTTGAAAACAGCTTCAGAGAGGCGGTGCATATGTGTACGGGTGTGGGCGAATGCCGGAAAATGCTGGGAGGCACCATGTGTCCCAGTTTTAAGGCTACCCGTGATGAAGAACATTCCACCCGGGGCAGGGCCAATGCCATGCGTCTGGCGATGTCCGGCCAACTGGATCAGGAAGGACTTGGCAGCAAACGCCTGCATCAGGTGCTGGATCTTTGCCTGTCCTGTAAAGCCTGCAAATCAGAGTGCCCCTCCAATGTGGATATGGCGAAGATGAAAAGCGATGTGACCCAAATCTACTACGATGAACATGGCATTACTTTACGCGATCGCCTGATCAGGGATTCTTCCAAAGCAGCAGCGCTTCTGTCAGGTACACTCTCCAAAGGTGTAAATGCGATCCAGCAATCGGCTGTGTTCAGATCTGCCATGCAAAGTCTGGCGGGTTTTGACAAGCGGAGAACTCTGCCTAACTATGCCAAAGAACCTTTTTATCAGTGGTTTGCAAAGAACAACCATAGGTACAAGAGTAGTAAAAAGATTGTGCTGTTTGCTGATACTTACCTGAATTTCCATGAACCGCAGATCGGGATTTCAGCCCTTGAATTGCTCAATTCCTGCGGCTATGAGGTGATACTCGCCAATGTCGGTTGTTGCCAGCGCCCTAAAATCTCCCACGGCTTTTTAAGAGACGCCAAAAAGGAAGGCGCTAAAACCATTGAAAAGCTGAAGCCCTACCTGGACCAGGGTTTAAACATAGTGGTATGTGAACCCAGTTGCGCCTCTGCTCTCAATGATGACCTGCCTGACCTGCTGGAAGATGAAGCCCTGGCCAAGCAGCTTAAAGCTCAGGTGATGATGATAGATGTGTTTCTGGCCAAAGAAATTGGCTCAGGAAACTTAAAAACAAGTTTTGAATCTCTAGCCGGGGATATGCTCATTCACGGACATTGCCATCAGAAAGCACTTTACAGCACCAAAGCCATGAAATCCATCTGCGGGCATACGGGTCAGAAAGTGGGAGAAATCCCTTCAGGTTGCTGCGGTATGGCTGGTTCCTTTGGGTACGAAAAAGAGCATTATGACATATCCGCAAAAATCGGTGAGAGCGTGCTTTTTCCTGCGGTGAGGTCTATGGAGGAAGGTACTACACTGGTAGCCAACGGATTTAGCTGTCGCCATCAGATTGAACATTTTACCGGGGTAAAGCCCAAACATTGGGTAGAGGTGATCAGGGCTATTTCTCCTTCAGAGGAAGTAAAAAGTTCATCAATTTAA
- a CDS encoding L-lactate permease: MSLSLLSFLALLPILVVAVLLVGFRLSARTSMPLGFVLTAVVAYLAWDFPITSILASTIQGLFITFDILYIIFGAILLLTLLNYSGAIRVIRQGFAGVSQDRRVQVVIIVWLFGSFIEGAAGFGTPAAITAPLLVAMGFPSMAAVMLGMMVQSTPVTFGAVGTPILVGVRGGLEGVYVEEQLQAASLSFLDYIQLVTTNAAVLHAITGTLMPLFMICMMTRFFGAKKSWKEGFALFPFALFGGLSFTIPYVLTGIFLGPEFPSLLGSLVGMAIVVTAAKRGFLLPKESWDFPERKSWPKLWMGTLDIQLDDEKKQPSLSLITAWAPYLFVAGLLVLSRLPQLPFKSILTSVAISYEGILGTAISASSTPLYLPGTILLVVGCITYFMHHMKLRDVKAALSESGRMVLGAGFVLIFTVPMVRIYINSGINPLDIPGMPIVMAEWVAAHVGQVYPLFAPSIGALGAFIAGSNTVSNLMFSFFQFGVAERLAMPTTLIVALQAVGAAAGNMIAIHNVVAASATVGYLGKEGLILRKTIFPTLYYVIVVGLLGLLFLSFAGINDPI; this comes from the coding sequence ATGTCACTTTCTTTATTGTCCTTTCTTGCTCTTTTGCCCATCCTGGTGGTAGCCGTACTTTTGGTAGGTTTTCGCCTGTCTGCCAGGACCAGCATGCCGCTGGGTTTTGTACTCACTGCTGTAGTGGCGTATCTGGCCTGGGATTTTCCCATCACCAGTATTTTAGCCTCCACCATACAGGGTTTGTTCATCACCTTTGACATTCTTTACATTATCTTTGGTGCTATACTATTACTTACCTTGCTCAACTATTCCGGAGCCATCCGGGTGATACGGCAGGGATTCGCCGGTGTCAGTCAGGACCGGCGTGTACAGGTGGTCATCATCGTGTGGTTGTTTGGGTCTTTCATTGAAGGGGCGGCAGGTTTTGGCACGCCTGCTGCGATTACCGCACCTCTGTTGGTAGCCATGGGTTTCCCTTCTATGGCTGCCGTAATGCTGGGCATGATGGTGCAAAGCACTCCCGTGACCTTCGGAGCAGTAGGGACACCCATATTGGTGGGCGTGAGAGGAGGTTTGGAGGGTGTATATGTGGAAGAGCAGCTGCAGGCAGCAAGCCTCAGCTTTTTAGATTACATACAGTTGGTGACTACCAACGCAGCGGTATTGCATGCTATCACCGGTACGCTGATGCCTTTGTTTATGATCTGTATGATGACGCGCTTTTTCGGAGCGAAGAAAAGCTGGAAGGAAGGGTTTGCCCTATTTCCCTTTGCACTGTTTGGAGGATTATCCTTTACAATTCCTTATGTGCTGACCGGAATTTTCCTGGGGCCGGAATTTCCTTCTTTGTTGGGTTCACTGGTAGGAATGGCGATCGTGGTAACAGCTGCCAAAAGAGGTTTCCTGCTGCCCAAAGAAAGCTGGGATTTTCCCGAAAGAAAAAGCTGGCCCAAGTTATGGATGGGCACTCTGGACATCCAACTGGACGATGAAAAGAAGCAGCCTTCATTATCGCTGATTACCGCCTGGGCACCTTACCTCTTTGTAGCCGGATTGCTGGTCTTAAGTCGCCTGCCCCAACTGCCTTTTAAAAGTATTCTGACCAGCGTAGCCATCAGTTATGAAGGAATCTTGGGCACTGCCATTTCGGCCAGTAGTACGCCGCTCTATTTGCCGGGTACTATCCTTTTGGTGGTAGGATGTATTACTTATTTTATGCATCATATGAAACTGCGGGATGTCAAAGCTGCTTTGTCAGAAAGTGGCCGGATGGTGCTGGGGGCGGGATTTGTTTTGATCTTTACTGTACCCATGGTGCGCATCTATATCAATTCCGGCATTAACCCACTGGATATTCCGGGCATGCCTATCGTGATGGCAGAATGGGTAGCCGCTCATGTGGGACAGGTATACCCATTGTTTGCGCCATCCATTGGTGCTTTGGGAGCCTTTATCGCCGGAAGTAATACCGTAAGCAACCTCATGTTCAGTTTCTTCCAGTTTGGCGTGGCAGAAAGGTTGGCCATGCCTACTACCCTCATCGTCGCGTTGCAGGCCGTAGGAGCGGCGGCAGGAAATATGATTGCCATACACAATGTAGTAGCCGCATCAGCCACGGTAGGTTATCTGGGCAAGGAAGGACTCATCCTTCGGAAAACCATTTTTCCTACGCTTTACTATGTGATCGTGGTAGGACTTCTGGGACTGCTCTTCTTAAGCTTTGCAGGGATCAATGATCCGATTTAA
- a CDS encoding aldolase/citrate lyase/malate synthase family protein, with translation MMTNKHLNIRDNLKETYSDVYTSEVLSALSSMAHFNSDIKAVMASRIQRRTARQQQKKRISFLDPDRLIPRTQLKVQDAREGKFEGTVIPKDLQRQWIQGTGPAAKPDAPLESSIRNVAYALLSGADGWMFDGEDALGQTNTMSLDNQRNLKLAISKDPMFLKVAQQVATEMNRWAQGFFGKDIVTDWEKQLNFTTKIFRARGLHLDDRHIRDGEGNALAASIVDLTLYVVNNHAALQKAGSSIVLYLPKIQTAEEAAVWNAMMDALEEHIGLAKGTIKVYVLMEQLEATYQLMEIRAALGKHFVGYNTGRWDYINSVADAMAWDQSFINPDIEAIGMTYGYMRNYEDRVRRAVNTPDLNGNFALWQGGMEPNIPVGSEEGVSASMKKALAGAEREQREGASGKWVAHWKMVHIIRPVWEKVGDANQLGRKFSPLTYNQEAADGLILLEPAPTTIRGARNLISVALQYGNAFGQGMQAAALKPADFFGNDDVLYLMEDMATGEIRVSILWEWIHKGAKLTEDDSETGTKAGDIFSKSLFEKLLEEEYQKLLKARDKDVYDSSKTTTLPISKEIVEVYTLSEVKLPWFIDLLNINLNNQNLDVAKQRIRQYKEAFEKDGTRITENLDFMLPEK, from the coding sequence ATGATGACGAACAAGCACCTAAACATTCGGGACAACCTTAAGGAAACTTACAGCGATGTATATACATCCGAAGTGCTCTCCGCGCTTTCATCCATGGCTCACTTCAACAGTGATATCAAAGCAGTCATGGCCTCTCGTATCCAAAGAAGAACAGCACGTCAGCAGCAGAAAAAAAGGATCAGCTTCTTAGATCCGGATCGTTTGATTCCCAGAACCCAGCTCAAAGTGCAGGATGCCCGTGAGGGTAAGTTTGAAGGGACTGTGATTCCTAAAGATCTGCAAAGGCAGTGGATACAGGGTACCGGTCCGGCGGCAAAACCCGATGCTCCGCTAGAGAGCAGCATCCGCAATGTAGCCTATGCACTGCTTTCCGGTGCCGATGGTTGGATGTTTGACGGAGAAGATGCGCTAGGTCAAACGAATACTATGTCGCTGGATAATCAGCGGAATCTAAAGCTCGCCATCAGCAAAGACCCAATGTTTTTGAAAGTTGCTCAACAGGTAGCCACAGAAATGAACCGCTGGGCACAGGGTTTCTTCGGCAAAGACATTGTTACGGATTGGGAAAAACAGCTCAACTTTACAACCAAGATATTCCGTGCTCGTGGTCTGCATCTGGACGACCGCCATATCAGGGATGGTGAGGGTAATGCACTGGCAGCTTCTATTGTAGATTTGACTTTATACGTAGTAAACAACCATGCGGCACTGCAAAAAGCAGGCTCTTCCATAGTGTTGTACTTACCCAAAATCCAGACTGCCGAAGAAGCAGCCGTATGGAATGCAATGATGGATGCGCTGGAAGAGCATATTGGTTTGGCAAAAGGAACCATCAAAGTCTATGTGCTGATGGAGCAATTGGAAGCCACTTATCAGCTCATGGAAATCAGAGCGGCCCTGGGAAAGCATTTTGTGGGATACAACACCGGCCGTTGGGATTATATCAACAGTGTTGCCGATGCCATGGCCTGGGATCAAAGCTTCATCAATCCTGACATAGAAGCCATCGGCATGACCTATGGCTATATGCGCAATTACGAAGACCGGGTACGCCGGGCTGTTAATACGCCTGATCTAAATGGAAATTTTGCGCTTTGGCAGGGAGGCATGGAACCCAATATTCCGGTAGGCTCGGAAGAAGGTGTTTCGGCCAGCATGAAAAAGGCTTTGGCAGGTGCCGAACGCGAACAGCGGGAAGGCGCCAGCGGCAAGTGGGTAGCCCACTGGAAAATGGTGCACATCATCAGGCCGGTATGGGAAAAAGTAGGAGATGCCAATCAGTTAGGCAGAAAGTTTTCTCCTCTTACCTACAACCAAGAGGCAGCAGATGGTCTGATTCTACTGGAACCTGCGCCTACCACCATTCGCGGAGCACGCAACCTGATCAGTGTGGCTTTGCAATATGGCAATGCCTTCGGGCAAGGAATGCAGGCAGCAGCGCTGAAACCGGCAGATTTTTTTGGCAATGATGATGTACTGTACCTGATGGAAGATATGGCTACCGGTGAAATCAGGGTGAGTATCCTCTGGGAGTGGATACATAAAGGCGCAAAACTTACTGAAGATGATTCTGAAACCGGTACAAAGGCAGGGGATATATTCAGCAAATCCTTATTTGAGAAGCTGCTGGAAGAAGAATACCAGAAACTGCTGAAAGCCCGAGACAAAGATGTATACGACTCTTCCAAAACAACTACCCTACCCATTTCAAAAGAGATCGTGGAAGTATACACGCTCAGCGAAGTAAAATTACCCTGGTTCATTGATCTGCTGAATATCAATCTCAACAACCAGAATCTGGATGTAGCTAAGCAGAGAATCAGGCAGTACAAGGAGGCCTTTGAAAAAGATGGCACCCGTATTACGGAAAACCTTGACTTTATGCTGCCTGAGAAGTAG
- a CDS encoding HigA family addiction module antitoxin → MMNRTPIHPGEILADELEEIGISATELARILEVPANRISQIIAGKRSVTADTALRLAQYFGMSADFWMNLQKMYELDLARKEVEMQ, encoded by the coding sequence ATGATGAACAGAACACCCATACATCCCGGGGAAATATTAGCCGATGAATTGGAAGAAATTGGCATCTCAGCAACTGAGCTAGCACGTATCCTGGAAGTTCCAGCTAACCGGATTTCTCAGATTATTGCAGGCAAAAGGTCTGTTACTGCTGACACTGCTTTGCGATTAGCCCAGTACTTTGGCATGAGTGCAGACTTCTGGATGAATTTGCAAAAAATGTATGAACTGGATTTGGCCAGAAAGGAAGTGGAGATGCAATAG